In Fodinibius salicampi, a single genomic region encodes these proteins:
- the thiE gene encoding thiamine phosphate synthase, which produces MNIQDYQGIYLITDTQMQDRYSHVALADAAYKAGVKMVQYRAKNTPDSKALKQIRAITELESKKEHLLIVNDRPDLAKAGGADGVHLGQDDIPLSATRKVLGTETVIGGTASNLDEACQVSNTDADYVALGHIFKTTTKQKDYEPRGLDTLRQVRAEISGPLVAIGGITLQNAPEVIVAGADILAVSSAICTADDPQFAARTLAALFE; this is translated from the coding sequence ATGAATATCCAGGATTACCAGGGTATCTACCTGATTACGGATACCCAGATGCAGGATCGCTATTCTCATGTGGCACTGGCCGATGCGGCTTACAAGGCCGGTGTTAAGATGGTGCAATATCGTGCTAAGAATACACCCGACTCAAAAGCGTTGAAGCAGATTAGGGCAATTACCGAGCTGGAGAGTAAAAAAGAGCATCTTTTGATTGTGAATGACCGCCCCGACCTTGCAAAGGCCGGCGGAGCGGATGGCGTTCATCTGGGACAAGATGATATCCCCCTTTCTGCGACTCGCAAAGTACTGGGGACTGAGACAGTGATTGGCGGAACAGCATCAAATTTGGATGAAGCATGCCAGGTGTCAAATACAGATGCTGATTATGTGGCACTCGGCCATATCTTCAAAACCACCACCAAGCAGAAAGATTATGAACCCCGGGGACTGGATACCTTGCGACAAGTGCGAGCGGAGATATCCGGTCCATTAGTAGCCATTGGCGGGATTACCTTGCAAAATGCACCGGAAGTTATAGTTGCCGGTGCTGATATACTGGCAGTAAGCTCGGCTATTTGTACCGCTGATGATCCGCAGTTCGCGGCCCGCACGTTGGCAGCCCTGTTTGAATAG
- a CDS encoding gamma carbonic anhydrase family protein, which yields MIYEFLDRTPDYPESVFVAPSADIIGDVTLGDESSVWFNTTIRGDVNWIEIGNRTNIQDNTCIHVMNQTGPTKIGSEVTIGHNAMVHGCTIRDRVLIGIHATILDEVIIESDVIVAAGSLVPPGKRLESGYMYMGSPVQKKRKLTSEEIASIKEHADNYVKYARAYMQRDTYDENPFYNAKS from the coding sequence ATGATCTATGAATTTCTTGACCGTACACCCGATTATCCCGAATCTGTTTTTGTTGCTCCAAGTGCAGATATCATCGGAGACGTAACATTGGGCGACGAAAGCAGCGTCTGGTTTAATACCACGATTCGGGGCGACGTAAATTGGATTGAAATTGGGAATCGAACCAATATACAGGATAATACCTGTATTCACGTGATGAATCAAACCGGACCTACTAAAATCGGGAGCGAAGTTACCATCGGACATAATGCGATGGTGCATGGATGTACGATTCGTGATCGCGTACTCATTGGCATACATGCAACTATCCTGGATGAAGTTATCATTGAATCCGATGTTATCGTAGCGGCCGGAAGCCTGGTACCGCCCGGCAAACGACTGGAATCAGGATATATGTATATGGGATCTCCCGTCCAAAAGAAACGTAAGCTTACCTCGGAAGAGATCGCATCCATTAAAGAGCATGCCGATAACTATGTGAAATATGCACGTGCCTACATGCAGAGAGACACCTACGATGAAAATCCGTTTTATAATGCTAAGAGTTAA